The Lycium barbarum isolate Lr01 chromosome 11, ASM1917538v2, whole genome shotgun sequence genome contains the following window.
AAGTGAATAAATGCAAACAGGCCTAAGCAATAGATGAAAACAAGCTCATATTCTTGGCAAATAGGATGGCAGTGATGCAGTGCGGGTTCTGTCTAAGCCCGCAAATTATAACCCACACTGCCCCACCCCGCACAGCCTCTAAACCCACAGAAACCTGCCCAGTGCCAAACCCACATAAACCCGCCTCGTCCCACACCCGCaaaatactctttcttactctcTTCTTTTTATTTACCGTGTTCCTTTTGTTTTGACCTTTTCTCAGAATTGGATGTTTGAAGAGAACCATACAGACAACCAACTGGATGTTTCAGCAAAGGAAAAGATTTTACAAGGATTATTTCttgtgttattaaaatacataacATGGTCACTTATTTAGCCATATAACAAGCTAAAACGTTAGGACATGTTGATATGATCAGATTTATGCCATATGACAAGCTAAAATGTTTGGACATATTGAAGTTTGAATTTATAAAATTTCAGAATTATTGCTAATCATAAATTTTTGAATTATAAATGTTTGAAGATAGATGAACGTAAAGATAAAAAGCAAAGCATCAATTCTTCTAGAGATGGATGCTATAGCCCTGTCTGAATTTTATTATATCTATAGATGCAAATTAAACTCACAATGGAGCAAACACGACTGCAAGACCATTCAAATGGACTATTGGTCATAGAGATATGGTCCAATGCCAAAAGAATGATTATTTGAACAACATAAAACAGAATTCAACAACTTAGAGCAGTATCTAAAATTATTGTTCGAAAAGCAACtactcaaacaaaataaaaacacTTGAATCCCCCATGGAGAAGTTCTGATGAGGCTGCTCTATAGCTATAGACCGGTAAGTCCACTTGAATCCGGCTCTTCCTCTTTGTCAAGTAATGTAGGGCATGAAACTTTGTTGATCGTTGAAGTCAAACCTGAAAAGAAAAGTATGCGATTCAATTAATCAATAGAatattaaaaattgaaaattttattATCATAACAAGTCATTGAGAGAATTACTTACCATTTATTTCATTCCATAACCAAGTGCGAGCACACATCAAAACCTCTAAAGTAGTAGGATGAAGTCTACTACGATGCGAACTAATCAACCTCCCACTAGTGCTAAATGCCGATTCTGAAGCAACGGTAGAGACAGGAATGGCTAAGAGGTCAGGAGCCAATGGCTTAGAGGTCACAAGCCATATTCTGCAAAGTAGGAAATTTTAATCTGTTTGTCTTCCACCAACTTAAATTGTCGAACGATGGAGTTCGAGGTAGCAAACTTTCTTCTAAACAAAAATCTAGCTCCGATCTTGTGTCCACATTAGCCTTACTCGAAGCGACAAATCTATCAAAGCTAGACAGACAATCAACCTCAACAAGACCAACAAATCTAAGAATATGGCTTTGAAGCCTCCGTGAATCATCAATAAAATGCGTTGTAATAGCCATGAATCCTTTTTTGTTATTGCTCTAAGTCCACATATCAGTAGTAATTGCAATTCTACTTGTGAGTTTTTCCAATAAGTTAGAAGTTTTTTATTTCAAATTGTCAAAAATCTTCAAAATATCATTCTTGATTGTGTTCCTTGACACCATTTTGAACAATGGCGGAAGACTAGCAACAAACTTTCTAAATCCTACATGATCAACAATAGACGGGGGATATTCATGCAAAACAATGGTGGGAGCAAGTTCTCTACGTGAAACATCTTGATCGAAATAATGTTGGCTACTATCATCACCCCCTGAACCACTATCGTTTTCCAAATTTCTTGGCTTATTAGGACATCTACGAAAATGTTCTGACATAGACGATGTCCCGCATTTTCAATTTGCTTTGATACAAGCATTACAGTAATTCCAAACACCATAGCGAACACCATTAATGCTTACTGGTTTAAAATGTCTCCATGATTTAGActtcaattttcttttttcagCTTAAGTAAATTCAATAATTTGAGAAGACCTTTGGCTCTCACCCTCAATTGGCACAGGAAGAGTAACACACATGGATATTCAATTTCTCAATTAGTGAGCCTCAATGGGAACTGTATAGTGTTTTTGGTTGTAGACAAGGATAATTTTTTGAAGAatttaaatgaaataaaagagacCCAAGTCACAAATAcctaaaatttatcaatattcaaATCAAATAAAGAGAACAAAAACAAGAAATCAGCAGAGACGAGAGAGGCAGAGAGGTTtataccagtgttttaaaaggcgagggcgtaaggcgaagcgttttacgtctgcctcagtgacgcgtaagccccgaggcacggggcgtaagccccatggggttttaatttttagtattttataaaatgatataattataataaatacttttaaataggtgaaatagcgtaaaaatttgaagaaaactttaaataagtgatatatatatatatatatatatatatatatgctccacccccacaaaaaaactaattagagcaatctattatatgctacttacaagtacaagtgactgctcgttatttttttgagatagtagaagacaagataaataattggaaaagaatatatattagacattctagcaataaaaaaaagtcttgacttttaaatttaatgtttcagttcctttttaaaacatttgagtaattacatgttgacttttgagaatttgggcattatattaaggacttatttaacaaatttcgttttagtttgaagaagttttctgggcttacaccccaacacgccccaacaaaaaaaactcgccccaaacgcccgggcgtacgccccgaattgctgggcgtatgcctttggagactttcgccTCGACCCATCGCCacggggcatttttggtacgccccgcctcagggctcgccccgaaaacgccttttaaaacactggtttatACATTTACCTTTAGAGAGAGAAATTAGCAGAGATGGAATATGTTTAGGGTTTTAGAAATTAGTCGTTGTCACTCTGTTAGAGAGGAAGAAAAAATAAGTCGTAGTCGGTAGTTATgactttgtaaatattttaaaaGCCCTAACCCGCACCTACACCCGCCCTgcacaaaattattttttaagaaTTTTGACCCGACCCGCACCCGCGCATACTCGCACATGCCTAAACCAGCCCCTCCCCGCACCCGCACGGCCCCATTGCCATCCTTATTGGCAATCCACAGAAAAATAACATTAAAGAATGGACTCGCCCCAAACCCCATTTAAAACATACAAGAGCAGCCTTTAGGAATTTATATCgcatgatatacaaaacatacacCTTGTATACACCATGATGTATACAAGTCTTGCATACCTTGTATATCCTCAGTGTATAGCACACGTATTAGCAGTAGGCATGGGGAGTGGGAAGGGATTTTCACATGATTCTTCTTCAAGACATCTTAACAAACTTAACAACATTATATTGCCAACACAGTTCATGCACAAGTTCAATCAAAAGGGGAAGGGGATGTGGATTGTGCATGGTGGAGAATTCCAATTTAAGACTGCACAAGACTTGATCTCAAAGTAAAAGAAAAGGGGGTAAAGAGCCATGATAGTCAACAACAGGTTCACTTCAGATTTTCTCAACAGAGTAAGGAAGAGTTCAGAAAAGGCAAAACAAGGGCAAGACATGTGGTGTTTGGGAAAAGGGATCAAGACTCATAAACTCCCTAAGCTTTTCAGATGATCATTTGCACAAGTTCATTTCTTATCCAAATTGAGTAGCCTGAACAATTGAAGACTTAGCACATTTAAACCATGTAGACAAAATACAGACTAACAAGAAATAAACATATGCAGCCAGATTTAGGAACATGCTTTCAGATTTGTGCCAGCCTAAAGATTATGCTTATAGGTGCAAGAACAGTTAGACAGGGTATCCATGAATCATCCTAGGCCTTAATAATACTCATAATCCTAACAATTCAGCAAAGAATGAGGGAATAGGGCTAGGGATGGTACAGTTCTAAGAGaccagtaaaaaagaaaaaaaaaagaaatgggaGGAGTGTCAAAGGGGAGCATAACACACATACATGTATGGGAAAAGGTTTATTTGGACGGATTTGGACAATACACAGGAGTTGGAAAAatctagacaaaaaaaaaaaaaaagtcaagacGTAGGCTTTTAACATCCAAAATCTTTGAAAGTGGGGCTAAGGGGGAAGGGACAGGTTTCAATCAAGTTCTTCTCAAAAGGTTTCAGCAAAACTTTACAAAAAAAATCATATCTTTTATGCCATCCAAATATGTCCAGGTGGCCTTAGTGCATCAGCATGACATTTCCAAGTGCTCAAATCAAAGTAATAGGCTTATATCCCCTTTTCATTTCAGCTTGTGTTTCAAGAAAGACTATCTCATCATTAGTAATACATTTTGGCACACCAGTGAACCCTTCAGACTTTATAAACTATAAATCATTTATCAATCAAACATGTGACTTAGCTAAACCAGTTTAACATGATATAGAGATAGGATCCTATGACATTTTTTTAAAATTGGACAGACTAATGAACTACACACATGATTAGACCAAGTATGAACTTATCCATTTTATTAACACTTTGAACCGGAATCTAAACGAACCTATGACAATATCAACTTAGAACCAACATAAACCTGACTAATCAGAGCTCCACTGAACAAAACTACATATTAAAACCAAATTCAAACTACTAAACAAACTATGAACTGAGCAGATAACTACATGAATGTTAAATTACACTATATAATGTTAAGAAGATGTAAACTAACTAATATACATAAAGAACACAAGGCATAAACTAACTAAACCAACTAATCTAGACTAAACTAACATTAATTAGCACTAATTAACACTAAATTATATAAACAAAGCACATAAAACCCATAAGGCATAAACTAACTAAACTAAGCTACACAAATTAAACACATAAGCATATAAAAGGGAGTAAGAATGCAAAAACTAAAAGAAAGGATAAAGAATTACCTTTCATCAAGAATGGACTTGAAGACTCCTTCTCCACTCGAATTGCTCAGCCACACACAAAAAGAACAAAATaactttaaaatttttgactaaaATCAAATAGGTAAAGGTCTCAAAAGTAGAAACCCTacttaatttgatttttttttcttctctgagTATATTGATATTTCAGTTCCCAAAATGTGAAggatggggttctttatatagaacccacAATTCTCAAAACTCTCAAACCACATCTAACGGTTGAGGTTCAAGCCAACAAACAAATAAAGAGTCAGATTATCGATCCGTTGGTTTCTCCATGAACCAATAGAAATTGTGGATTCAAaatcacaacacaataaaaaaaattaagaaattccAGTCTATGACCGTTGAAATGCAAACAAAGCACAAAAAGGGGGAAGATAATACCTCGTTTGGGTTGAGAAATGGCAGAGCAATAAATGTTCTTTCCTTTCTCATCCATACCACCAAGCATCGAGGGCTCGCAATCTTTGCCTTTTCCGGCAGGAGAGAGAAATGGGTTGAGGGCGGCTATGGTTTGTGGAGAATACAAAAGTTTAAAGGGGGTCGTTTGGTTATGAAGAATGAAGAAAAAGTATACCCCTTCCTTTAGTTGCTAGAAAATGGGTCGGGCAGTCCCTAAATGGACTGGGCCCGACTGAGTTTTTAAATGAAAAGAAAGGGGTAATTTATACAGGGCAATTCGCGCagaattgtccttcttttggggtggtctttaaattttgcccctcatatttaaaatttttaaattttgcccttcggctaaactcCATGGATTTCAAGTTCGAACCCCCATAcagttaaaattttaaaaaaaaatcgcaaggcagagtttaaatttcgctatacCCCCACcagcatacacttgtgaaggaattaccaaagttatgccggacccggcatacttatgccttatgggcagacttggcataagtatgtcgggtccggcataactttggtaattccttcacaagtttattcCGGGTCcagcataaaagtttgcccattaaaagtatactccataaggcggaacttttccttaaggcataactaaaagtttgccttataaggcaaagtctatgccttaaggaaaagttctgtcttacgggacatacttttggttatgccttaattaaaaatcttcctcataaggcatagtttcttaaggaaaagttttgccccataaggcataactgaGGAATagttatgccccctccgacataactttaatttttccttaaggattgtatgccggatccggcatatacTCCCCCCaatcctgccttgcgaaattatttttttattttatgcttgagcgggagttcgaacccaaaaACTCAGGTAtctaagcgaagggcaaaaattaaagaccagcaatatgaggggcataatttaaagaccacaaatatgagggataaaatttaaagaccaccccaaagaagggcaatccgcgcaaaaaaatgatttatatatgcatacatatacatgtatttgtgtgtatatatatgggaaGGACTCAACATTGGTTTAAATAAATGGCCATAATTAAGGAAGCTAGTTAATTTAAACTCCTTAATTACGACTAAACATAATGGATTAACCAATTGGCCAAAGTCCAGACACAGTTAATTATGTAACAAACTTAATTGCAAGCATAGTCATGAGATTGATTATTTAAAATATGGCCACAGTTATCCTGATCTAACAACTAAAGACCAATTTTGCAATGACGACCTCAATTGACTTAAGCCATGAAATtagttatttcaattaaggccaggaTTAAACTAACTACACAATTTAAAGGCTAATTTTTcaataatgacctcaattgatTTAAGCAATGagaattggctatttcaattaaagCCAAAATTATCCcacaaattgattatttcaattatagccccAATTAATCATATAGAAAGCAGATTTATGAAATTAACCACAATTAGACAattgattaattatgattaactcAAGAAATTGCACAAATGCAAATTGAATATACAAAATTAGGAATTAAGGGGTAAAATGATTAACTTAGTTAATTAATCAGACTTCTTGAATTAAACGGAGTAACATGCTTGCTAATTGATTTTCTGATAATTTTAAcatttaaataaataattgttttgGATTATCCGCTTGATTGAATTTAGAAAATGTTccatattaattataaaaaaatgtaaattgatttctaaatgatttataatattattgaagttattttgccaaatgaaatgtcaaaatattatcgaaataattttttaaaatcattttgacttgtagAAAATACACATTTTACTCCTTtttgatatccaaggactctaAGCAATTAAAATAAactatgggaggtcaaaaattaggtgtcaacactaccTGCATAGAAAGAACAAAAAAGTCAATATTATGGTCTTCCTTTATAAACAACCTCATGTTTATTAAACAACTGAATGTTGTTTAGTTCAAACAACCTCAAGTTGTTTAGGCAAGTCTCAGGTTGTTTAAGCAAGTCTCGGGTTGTTTAACGTGTTTTAGAGCCTTACCTTTTCATCAGTAGCAGTGAATTGATCTGAAGATTTTTTTAGGCCTCCATCCGACATCCACCTGATCATATGTGGCAATATCCTCTCAGGGGGAACATTCTTAGCATTTTGTTGAAGTTTCGAAATAGCTTCAAAGGCCCAAGCCTAAATTGAGTAATAATCAATTGCAATCAATATAAATATTAAAagtaaaataatataaaaatatatatttatttagttACCAGGAACGCCCACGGAAAGCCGTAGAGGTTGTATTAGGATATTATTGGCTTCGTAAGATACTCAACAGTCAAAAGATAGCTTTTGAGACCCATGGATATTCGTTGAAGATAGAGGGATTGCAAGCTAGCTTGATCATGTCGGCATCAATGCCACTGGATATATCTTTTGCACATATGATGCAGTGATAGAACCAAACCAATGCAAGTGAAAACTTATAATTTTTTTGGTGTTTCAGGTGATTTGATCTTTTCAAGGAGAAAGTTAGCATTAACGGTTTTTCCTTTCTTTGAAACAAATTTCCACAGTGGTTCGCCATTCTTTAGCAGATTAGCCAATGCTTCTCCAGAAGGAAAGGAGTGGCACCGTAGTTCGGTCATCAAGGCATATTTCCTCAAGCCAAAAcaaacatgcatattttcatgttCAAACCACAGTTCCAGCTTTTTCTCACAAATGATACGTCGGAGTAGAAGACCATGAACTATCAGCGACCCGAAATTCATTCACTGCATTGGAATATCAAGGAAATGCCCGAAATAACTTTTTTTGAACCTATCTGAAATACCCTATTCTACCAGAACTCCTTTGAATTCAACAAATGCTTTTCCTCTTAGAGGTTACTTTACAAAATCTTTCCCGGAAAATCACCATGCATAGAATAATTTATCATGAAGCGATACTTTGTACGATCAATAGACTTGATGCATTCGGGCACCTCAGTATTAGAATCATCAGCAAACTGTACATGATtataaaattgattaattaaaagaaAGTATAAAAAATCCACAAACATCTATTGTTTTTTATTATAAACAACTAGTCGATGCTTAAGTAACAATTGTTTGTTTACAATAAATAATTAGTAGGTGTTTAAGCATCCATTTGTTGTTTGAACTGGTGGtagttttataaaaaaaatactaaatgaaTGTTGAAACacctactctttttttttttttccagtaatGATAATTTAAAAGAACACTCACATTTGATCTTGAAGGGGCAACATTCTCATCATGTAATActttttttctttattcaaaaagTACATCATGATTTGTTTCTTCTTTACTCTCTTCTACCCTTTCTTCTCcactttcattttcttcttgttgATCCGTTGATTCCTCATCTTTTGCATTTTCTTTTTCactttcattttcttcttcctGATCGGTTGATTCCTCAACTTCTGCACTTTCTTTTCCACTTTCAATTTCCTCTTCCTGATCTATTGATTCCTCATCTTTTGCACTTTCTTTTTCTCTAACTGAACTAGGAGCTCATGAGGTCATTTCTTCTGTTACCTGAGCTTATGGAAACGTATCTGCTTCTCTAGCCAGAGCAAACTCTTCTTCCGTTGGCCTAGCCTTTTTTCTAGGCCTTCTTTTATAAACTCTTTGATTATTCTTTGCCATATTATCTACATACATAAAGCATTGTAAAATTGTCAATAATAGAACAAATGAATAAAGTTCTCGAAGTTATAAAATAAACGCAAGTTGTTTAAACAATATGTGATTGTTTATACATAGAACCTGTGTAGGTTCAGATTTCATAGATTAACAACCATTGATGCTAGTGAACTAACATACTATTGAAATATGTTCAACATATCTACAATATGCTTCTACATCCATTCATCAGATAGAGATTAGCTTttcaagaccttttttttttttagaactaaAGTCAATCTTTATCCACTCTTTGTTAAAGACAGATGTACTAGTTTATGGCTAATTGATGTGTTACATCACAAGAGGAATATATTCCCTAGGTAAGGAATATGAAGCAGCCAAACTTAGCTAGATAAGAAGTTTCCCCCCCAAATTGTCAAGGATAGTTCAGTATTTTATGAGCTTTATTCTACAAGTATGATACTGGACAAATGAAAATTACAAATTTCAAATAATCATCGACCGCTGGGTAAATTATGTTATCAAGACCTACTTTTGAAATGTTGAACTTTATGAGTGTAGCTATGAGAAAAAACTTGTACTAGAATACTGGTCAATCTGGATTCAGGAATTCGGCGGGACTTCCTCATTAAAGTGATAGAATATCAGGTACATATGGAGCAAGTATCTACCAAGTTTTCTTATCCTAGTTGGGCTCACTGAGTACGTAGGCTCGCTGAGAAGGTGGATTTACTGAGATCAAACTTCCACAAGGTTGCGACATTCAATTTCTTGTTCAACATGGAATCATATTATATTAAATATAGGAGAAATTCTGAAACAATAGCAGCCACAAAATAAAATATTTCTTGCAAGCAAAGAGCTAGATATACCAccaatttgaaaaagaaaagaatttgaTCACATAACTTCATTATAACAGTTGTGCCATTCAAAGTACATCCTAAAAGACTGTTTCATATAAGCTTCTTCAAAATTGCAAAAGAAAGAATTTGATCACATAGCTGCATTGTAACAATTGTGTCATTCAAAATACATCCTAAAAGACTGTTTCATATAACCCAAAAAATTTCTTCAAAGGTGAAcccaaaaaaactttttttttcttctatttggTTCAGATTAAGAGTATAGAAATATAAGCATTATATTACTAGATGCGACAATTCATTATTTCATAGCAATAATTCAAGAATCTCACTATTACACAAAACCAACAAAATCTCAATAAATCACTTTGCGAGGCAACCCAAGAATCAGTCCTTGTTCTTGTTAATAGCAATAAAAACCACAGGCAAAAATACCCTTTTTAGCAGAACCCCTAACAATGGTTCCATAAAAGGAAACACTgcaatataaaatgaaatagaAATTTTACCACATTTTGCTATTACTCCCACTTCACGACACCAAAA
Protein-coding sequences here:
- the LOC132616523 gene encoding uncharacterized protein LOC132616523 isoform X1 → MLGGMDEKGKNIYCSAISQPKRAIRVEKESSSPFLMKESAFSTSGRLISSHRSRLHPTTLEVLMCARTWLWNEINGLTSTINKVSCPTLLDKEEEPDSSGLTGL
- the LOC132616523 gene encoding uncharacterized protein LOC132616523 isoform X2, with product MLGGMDEKGKNIYCSAISQPKRESAFSTSGRLISSHRSRLHPTTLEVLMCARTWLWNEINGLTSTINKVSCPTLLDKEEEPDSSGLTGL